AGCCCGGGCACCTTCGCCGAGCTGGTGAGCCCGTCGCTGTTCGGCGAGAGCCGGGTCGTGGTGGTGCGCTCGGCGCAGGACCTGGCCGCCGAGGACGCCGCCACGCTGACCAGCGTGCTGCACGACCTGGCCGAGGAGATCACGCTGGTGGTCGTGCACATCGGCGGCGTGAAGGGCAAGGCGCTGCTCACCGCGGTCGAGAAGGCCGGCGCGGCGCGCATCGACGTGGCGAAGGTGACCAAGCCGGCCGAGCGCATCGCCTTCCTGCGCGAGGAGTTCAAGGCGGCCCGCCGGCAGATCACCGAGGAGGCGGCGCGCACGCTGCTGGACGCGGTCGGCAACGACCTGCGCGAGCTGGCGGCCGCCGCGTCGCAGCTGATCTCCGACACCACCGAGGACGCGAAGGCCCCGATCGACGAGACCGTGGTCGCCAAGTACTACAGCGGCCGCGCGGAGGTGTCCGGCTTCACCGTCGCCGACCTGGCCGTCGACGGCCGCACCGCCCAGGCGCTGGAGCAACTCCGCTGGGCCCTGGCCACCGGCACCGCCCCGGTACTGAT
The sequence above is drawn from the Catenulispora sp. MAP5-51 genome and encodes:
- the holA gene encoding DNA polymerase III subunit delta — protein: MPAQAAAPPQLVLVVGAEELLVDRAVGRVVAAKRAADPETETRDLAPGNFSPGTFAELVSPSLFGESRVVVVRSAQDLAAEDAATLTSVLHDLAEEITLVVVHIGGVKGKALLTAVEKAGAARIDVAKVTKPAERIAFLREEFKAARRQITEEAARTLLDAVGNDLRELAAAASQLISDTTEDAKAPIDETVVAKYYSGRAEVSGFTVADLAVDGRTAQALEQLRWALATGTAPVLITSALAAGVRSVARVASAPRGARPADLARDLGMPPWKIDKVRQQVRGWTPDGIGTALLAVAEADAAVKGGGDDPAYALERCVVTVCRARGQGTR